CGCATCATACTCCTCATTCAGGTATTGGATGTGAGCACAATAATAGGTTGCAGGTTTGCTGTAAATGTTATTCGAATTTCTAATAGATAAAAATTCTTTGTAGGCCAATTCCGTATTTCCCTGCTCCATATTTGCAAAACCATTTTTATATTGCAGCTCAATGCGCTCGGTTTCCGGCAGGTCGTTACGATCTACTTTTGCAAAGGTGCGCAATGCCACTGTATATTGGCGCTTATTAAATTGATTTACACCAAGGTTAAACAAGGCACTGTTGATATATGGACTTTCGGGGTAGGTTTTAACAAAAGTACCAATGAGTTTGTTGCCCGATTTGTAGCCGGCATGCAGCGCTGAAACTGATTTAAAATATTCTGCTTCGGAGTACAGCTCTGATTTTGCATCAACCTGATTCTGAATTTTTTCAAATTGCCGGTAGCTCGAAATGTACTTTCCTTTAGCGTACAGCTCTTTAGCGATGTCGATATCCTTTCTTACATTATCAAACCAGGCAGTTTGTTGTGCAGATGCCGATTGATAAGATCCAATAATGAAAAAAAGAAATATCAAAATTTGAATTGTTCTCATGCTTTATTTCTTGTTTTTAATGTATTTTCTGTTGCCAAACAATTGTTGTTAGATAACAACGAACTAAAATAGCTATTACATATATGCCAAACGGCTGTTAATGTTTGTAATTCTTAACAAAAAACTGTTTATTTCTTTCCTTTATTATATGAGCAGATAAAAAATTTCAAACTAATTTAGTTGCACGACATATTTTATGGACAAGAATACAGTTATACAGTTGCTCGACTCGAGTATTTACCAATACGAAAACCTGGTACTTTCAGAAGTAAATATTGAAGTAAAAGCCGGTGAGTTTATTTATGTAATTGGCAAGGTAGGAACGGGAAAGTCGAGCCTGATAAAAACTTTAAATGCAGAATTGCCGCTGTATTTTGGTACAGGTCGTGTGTTTGATTTTGACCTGGTTGGCATAAAAAGCAGAGAAGTGGCACAGCTCCGAAGAAAACTGGGAGTGGTTTTTCAGGATTTCCGGCTGCTTACCGACAGAAATGTACATGCTAACCTGTCTTTTGTACTGAAAGCCACAGGCTGGAAAAACAAATTTGAAATAGAACAGCGTGTTAATGAAGTGCTCGAACGGGTAGGAATGTCGCATAAAAAGGAAAAATTTCCGTATCAGTTGAGTGGGGGCGAGCAGCAGCGCGTGGTTATTGCGCGAGCCATTTTAAATCACGCCGATATAATTTTGGCCGATGAGCCTACCGGAAATCTCGATCCGGAAACTTCGGAAGAAATTCTTGAGCTGTTTATTCAGTTAAATAATGAAGGAAAAACCATTTTAATGGCCACTCACGATTATGCAGCCATTGCCCGAAAACCCGCGCGAACCTGGGTTTGCGCCAACGGAAAACTGAACGACTCGGCTAAAATTACCGAGGAATTAGCTTTTGAAAACCTCTTGGAAAAAAATGTATAATTAAATCAGCTCTAAAAACAAGTGCTGAAGTACTTTTTCTTCGTTCTCCCAGCACAATTCTTCCGCAGCCGTTTGAAGGTTTTCTTTCCAGATTTTCCTTTTTGATGCATTTAGCAAAGCTTCGTTAATGGTTTTCGCCAACTCTTTGGGTTGGTGCGATAAGGCAATTGCACCAATGGCATATGCCTCAACAATCGCTTTCATTTCAGGCAGGTTACTTACCACCACCGGAACTCCTGCATGAATATAATCGAAAAGCTTATTGGGAAGAGCAAAGCGGTAATTCAAACCCAGGTCCTCCTCAATTGATAAACCCAGGTTAGCCGTAGGTGTCAATTTAGCTAATTCATCAATCGGAAGCCTACCGGTAAACTGTACCTTCGCCTCAAGTGCTTCTTTTTTAACCAGGTTCTCCAGTTGTTGTTTTATATCGCCATCGCCGGCAATAATCAGTTTAGCTTCAATAAAATGCATGGCTTGTATGGCCTGTTCAAGTCCGCGGCCAATATTTAATGCCCCCTGGTACAGGATTGTTTTCTCCTCACTATCGACAGAAATGGCTTGTGTCCTATTTTTTTGAAGCGGAATGTTTCTGACCACCTTAAAACTGGTTTGGTACTTTTGGTTGTAAATGTTGGCTATAGAGTTACAAACGGTGTAGCAATAGTGAATGTTTGGCAGCATTTTCCGTTCCAATCCTTCCCAAATCCTTTTTACCCGGGGGCGTTGTATAAGTTCCGGAACTTCTGTAAAATATTCATGACTATCGTAAACCAACGCCATTCCTTTCAGTTTCGACACCAGGTAGTTGGCCGTTAGGGTATCCAGGTCGTTGGCTAATAAAATATCTGCTTTTTTAAACAATAAAAACAAGAATAAACGAAGGTTGAATTCGGCATAAAAACAGGCACCTTTTTTAAAAAATAAGCGCATCCGTTTGGTTGCATAGCTTCGGCTTACCTCAAGGCTGTTAGGTAGCAAACGTCCAATTAGTAGCACCGAAAATCCCATTTTTTCGAGCGATGTGCAAACTTTATGCACGCGGTTGTCGGCCACAAGATCATTGGTAACTGAAACAATTATTTTTTTTGTTTTGGTTTTCAAGGTGGTTTTCTGATTTTGTGTAAATATAGAACTTTTGTTGGGGCAAATTATTTTCTCAATCTATATTTTCTGCATTGATTCTTGTAAAACCCTGTATTTATCCGAAACCAAGTCTTGTTAGTAAACAAGTAACTTTCTTCTGGCTTCTGTATTCGGGCTTACAACTTTCGTATATCTTTGCGCAAAATTTATTCTATGATTCGTTTTTCTGAAAATCATTCGCTGAAAGCGCACAATACATTTGGCATTGATGCCAAAGCAAAATATTATTTCGAATTTACAGAATTGGAAGATTTAGAGGTTTTTCTAAAATCAAACCAAAGCTGGAAAAACGAAAAGCTTATAGTTTTAGGCGAGGGGAGCAATATTTTGTTTTTGAACGATTTTGATGGATTGGTAATTCATCCGAATGTGCCGGGAATGAATTCGGTTTGGGAAGACCGTAATCATGAATGGATTGAAGTTGGCGCCGGAGAGGTGTGGGATGATTTTGTTGAGTACGCCGTAAACCGGGGCTTGGGCGGAGCTGAAAACCTATCGTTAATACCCGGAAAAACAGGTGCTGCGCCAGTACAAAATATTGGCGCTTACGGCCAGGAAGTGTGCCGTTTAGTGGAAAAAGTTAAAGGCTTCGACCTGGAAACAGGTTGCGTTGCTGAGTTTACCGCTGCCGAATGTGAGTTCGCCTACCGCAACAGTATATTTAAACACTACCTTAAAAACCGTTTTATCATCACCTCTGTAATTTTTAGGTTGGATAAGTTTCCTGAATTCAACCTGGGCTATGGTCAACTGGAGAAGCAAGTGAAAGAAAAAGGCGAAATTTCGCTAAGCACTATACGTGAGGCAGTAATTGAAATACGCTCATCAAAATTACCAGATGTAAAGAACCTGGGTAATGCCGGTAGTTTCTTTAAAAATCCGGTGGTACCAAAAGAACTGGCAGAGCAGTTGCAAGTAAAATATCCGGAGTTACCGGTTTATGCTGCCGAAAATAACCAGGTAAAACTAGCTGCAGGTTGGTTAATTGAGCAGGCCGGGTGGAAGGGGAAGCGCCTTGGCGATGCCGGAGTACATGCGCAACAGGCATTGGTACTGGTTAATTATGGAAAGGCTACCGGTAATGAAATTTACGCCCTTTCGGAAGATATTTTTGATGCTGTAAACACGCAATTTGGTGTGAAACTGGAACGCGAAGTCAACTGCATTTAAGCCGATTCTAAAATTTTATGCATAAAAAAATCCCGGCGTCCACTCCGGGATTTTAATTTTGTTGTTGATGTTGTGTCTTACAATTTTTTCAGGTTTGTGCTGCAAAAATACAAATTGTGCGCTTCATCAAAATGACCTTTGTCATGCAACTTTTTAAAGCCGCAAACCAATCCTTGTTTTGCTTGTTGTTTTAGCAGGCATAGTGCTGCCTTTTTCCACTAAATAAGAAAACAACAAACAATGCAAAACACCAATAATTTAATTCATGCAAGTTCCCCTTACCTCAGGCAACATGCAAACAATCCTGTGCACTGGCAGTCCTGGAACGAAGAGTTAATTGAACAGGCAAAAGCAGAAGATAAGCTATTGCTGGTGAGTATAGGCTATGCCGCCTGCCAC
Above is a genomic segment from uncultured Draconibacterium sp. containing:
- a CDS encoding glycosyltransferase family 4 protein, which translates into the protein MKTKTKKIIVSVTNDLVADNRVHKVCTSLEKMGFSVLLIGRLLPNSLEVSRSYATKRMRLFFKKGACFYAEFNLRLFLFLLFKKADILLANDLDTLTANYLVSKLKGMALVYDSHEYFTEVPELIQRPRVKRIWEGLERKMLPNIHYCYTVCNSIANIYNQKYQTSFKVVRNIPLQKNRTQAISVDSEEKTILYQGALNIGRGLEQAIQAMHFIEAKLIIAGDGDIKQQLENLVKKEALEAKVQFTGRLPIDELAKLTPTANLGLSIEEDLGLNYRFALPNKLFDYIHAGVPVVVSNLPEMKAIVEAYAIGAIALSHQPKELAKTINEALLNASKRKIWKENLQTAAEELCWENEEKVLQHLFLELI
- a CDS encoding ATP-binding cassette domain-containing protein gives rise to the protein MDKNTVIQLLDSSIYQYENLVLSEVNIEVKAGEFIYVIGKVGTGKSSLIKTLNAELPLYFGTGRVFDFDLVGIKSREVAQLRRKLGVVFQDFRLLTDRNVHANLSFVLKATGWKNKFEIEQRVNEVLERVGMSHKKEKFPYQLSGGEQQRVVIARAILNHADIILADEPTGNLDPETSEEILELFIQLNNEGKTILMATHDYAAIARKPARTWVCANGKLNDSAKITEELAFENLLEKNV
- the murB gene encoding UDP-N-acetylmuramate dehydrogenase, whose product is MIRFSENHSLKAHNTFGIDAKAKYYFEFTELEDLEVFLKSNQSWKNEKLIVLGEGSNILFLNDFDGLVIHPNVPGMNSVWEDRNHEWIEVGAGEVWDDFVEYAVNRGLGGAENLSLIPGKTGAAPVQNIGAYGQEVCRLVEKVKGFDLETGCVAEFTAAECEFAYRNSIFKHYLKNRFIITSVIFRLDKFPEFNLGYGQLEKQVKEKGEISLSTIREAVIEIRSSKLPDVKNLGNAGSFFKNPVVPKELAEQLQVKYPELPVYAAENNQVKLAAGWLIEQAGWKGKRLGDAGVHAQQALVLVNYGKATGNEIYALSEDIFDAVNTQFGVKLEREVNCI